Proteins from one Planctomyces sp. SH-PL62 genomic window:
- a CDS encoding HEAT repeat domain-containing protein yields MRSPIGFAVLFALAVAVSEAAGAPDLPSAADGWAVELVGRTPEHFAPTTMAVGPGDLAFIGGRTRISGPGTPGVVLKADGAAITTFADGLNPVTGLAWVGDVLYIVHPPLLSAFRDADGDGRAERVEDVVTGLGPAEDQGAGALRRGMDGFLYLAIGSRGLAQARGKGGDPLRTSAGGVIRVRPDGSDLEIVSTGDARTSALAVGANDDLFALSDADDPRWGLRLIHHVAGGRYGYPRQFVAAEFRTLPAVARLEGRGAGQGTSYDEGRLPDEFRGNFVACEPEGQAVFRHELRKAGGGFALARRTPLATRGTLADFHPRAIAAGGDGFWIVDEASVRDGADGATGRIYRLAYVGDGLSSDAPRPRGDSIDSWVGALDHPARSVRLEAQDRLAAIGPPAIPAVVGRLGRDAPAVGRLHAIWALDAIGGDEARGAIRSLLSDESPQVRLQAARSAGLRRDRPAHDLLTKRLADRDPAVRREVAIALGRLGDRSAGPALLAALGDADRFAAWSIRRAILDLGCNDREALTAALLDLSRREAALLLADESWSVPLVASLVEALKKTAEPAVRGRILACLAAQYFRYPEAEGRSTGENPPGDMIPRKTENWDPEGMAAVLRGLEIGLKDADASVRYQAVFGLQTVGAAAGPLLREALPKETETDNQAALVEALGSLNDAASTRLLLPIVVDPTRPEPVRSAALDSLNTLRGRDVVRARLTVLYEEDAPGTLVAKALPALARDGFLPANDLAGFLHHASPLVRAAAVMSLNPSRPLPAEVKDVVLAKLDDEDPDVRRAAYLAAGPLHLREAVPRLVEKAKEVEGGDRTAVLNALCTLPDPRALSLYTAALDDPDPSLRRGAVRALLAIRDRVEPELRRTAREGEGSAGSALALDRILAKFEPVRGWNVLGPLGPRPPALMSREGAVDASRSYPGAAGGPIRWAPGAESGDGVVDLGPPGSKDATAPRPDPASTAAAYAEFTSTEARRAILLVEADGPIEVFLNGQPVRPPGSDAQDSPDHFAASLVAGVNRLVAISRPGVAAWRFVVSISIAPESPAH; encoded by the coding sequence ATGAGGAGTCCGATCGGGTTCGCGGTCCTGTTCGCGCTCGCCGTCGCCGTCTCGGAGGCCGCCGGGGCGCCGGATCTCCCCTCGGCGGCCGATGGTTGGGCCGTCGAACTGGTCGGGCGGACGCCGGAACACTTCGCCCCGACGACGATGGCCGTCGGGCCGGGCGATCTCGCCTTCATCGGCGGCCGGACGAGGATTTCAGGACCAGGGACGCCCGGCGTCGTGCTCAAGGCCGACGGTGCGGCGATCACGACGTTCGCCGACGGCCTCAATCCCGTCACCGGCCTGGCCTGGGTCGGCGACGTCCTCTACATCGTCCATCCTCCGCTCCTGTCCGCGTTCCGGGATGCGGACGGCGACGGCCGAGCCGAGCGCGTCGAGGACGTCGTCACCGGCCTCGGCCCCGCCGAAGATCAGGGCGCTGGGGCGCTCCGACGAGGGATGGATGGATTCCTCTATCTCGCGATCGGTTCGAGGGGCCTCGCACAGGCTCGCGGAAAAGGGGGCGATCCGCTCCGCACGTCCGCCGGCGGCGTCATCCGGGTCCGCCCCGACGGCTCGGACCTGGAAATCGTCTCGACGGGCGACGCGCGGACCTCGGCCCTGGCGGTCGGCGCGAACGACGATCTGTTCGCCTTGAGCGACGCCGACGACCCGCGATGGGGGCTTCGCCTGATCCATCACGTCGCGGGGGGACGTTACGGGTACCCTCGCCAGTTCGTCGCGGCCGAATTCCGCACCTTGCCCGCGGTCGCCAGGCTCGAAGGCCGAGGAGCGGGGCAGGGGACCTCATACGACGAGGGACGTCTGCCCGACGAATTCCGAGGCAATTTCGTCGCCTGCGAGCCGGAGGGGCAGGCGGTCTTCCGCCATGAGCTACGCAAGGCCGGCGGCGGCTTCGCGCTGGCGAGACGCACCCCGCTGGCGACGCGCGGGACGCTCGCCGACTTCCACCCACGCGCGATCGCGGCTGGCGGCGACGGCTTCTGGATCGTCGACGAGGCGTCCGTCCGCGACGGGGCCGACGGCGCGACGGGACGGATCTACCGCCTCGCCTACGTCGGCGACGGCCTGAGCTCCGACGCCCCCCGACCGCGCGGTGATTCGATCGACTCCTGGGTCGGGGCCCTGGATCACCCGGCCCGTTCGGTTCGTCTGGAAGCGCAAGACCGTCTCGCGGCGATCGGCCCCCCCGCGATCCCCGCAGTGGTCGGCCGTCTCGGCCGCGACGCGCCCGCCGTCGGCCGCCTGCACGCAATCTGGGCGTTGGATGCGATCGGCGGGGACGAGGCGCGGGGGGCGATCCGGTCGCTCCTGTCCGACGAATCCCCGCAGGTGAGACTCCAGGCGGCGCGGAGCGCGGGACTCCGCAGGGATAGGCCGGCGCATGACCTCCTGACGAAGCGGCTCGCCGATCGCGATCCCGCGGTCCGTCGCGAAGTCGCGATCGCGCTCGGGCGTCTGGGCGATCGTTCCGCCGGTCCGGCGCTCCTGGCGGCCCTGGGCGACGCCGACCGCTTCGCCGCGTGGTCGATCCGCCGGGCGATCCTCGACCTGGGATGCAACGACCGCGAGGCCCTGACCGCGGCCCTCCTGGACCTGTCGAGGCGCGAGGCCGCCTTGCTGCTGGCCGACGAATCCTGGTCGGTCCCCCTCGTCGCCTCGCTCGTCGAGGCCCTGAAGAAGACGGCCGAGCCCGCCGTGCGCGGTCGCATCCTCGCCTGCCTCGCGGCGCAGTACTTCCGCTATCCCGAAGCCGAAGGCCGATCGACGGGAGAAAACCCGCCCGGCGATATGATCCCCAGGAAGACCGAGAACTGGGACCCGGAGGGGATGGCCGCGGTGCTCCGGGGCCTGGAGATCGGGCTCAAGGACGCCGACGCCTCGGTCCGCTATCAGGCTGTCTTCGGGCTTCAGACCGTCGGCGCCGCGGCGGGGCCCTTGCTCCGGGAGGCCTTGCCCAAGGAGACGGAGACTGACAACCAGGCCGCGCTGGTGGAGGCCCTCGGCTCCCTGAACGACGCCGCGTCCACCCGACTCCTCCTGCCGATCGTCGTCGATCCCACGCGGCCCGAGCCGGTCCGCTCGGCGGCCCTGGACTCGCTGAACACGCTCCGCGGGCGCGACGTCGTCCGGGCTCGGCTGACGGTCCTGTACGAGGAGGACGCCCCCGGGACGCTCGTGGCGAAGGCCCTCCCCGCCCTGGCTCGCGACGGCTTCCTGCCCGCGAACGATCTCGCGGGGTTCCTGCATCACGCATCCCCGCTCGTCCGGGCGGCGGCGGTGATGAGCCTGAACCCCTCGCGGCCGTTGCCCGCCGAGGTCAAGGACGTGGTCCTCGCGAAGCTGGACGACGAGGATCCCGACGTCCGTCGCGCCGCCTATCTGGCCGCCGGGCCGCTGCACCTCCGGGAAGCGGTCCCGCGGCTCGTCGAGAAGGCGAAGGAGGTCGAGGGGGGGGATCGGACCGCCGTCCTGAACGCCCTTTGCACCCTGCCGGACCCCCGAGCCCTCTCGCTCTACACCGCCGCGCTCGACGATCCCGACCCGTCGCTGCGGCGTGGGGCCGTCCGCGCCCTGCTGGCGATCCGCGATCGGGTCGAGCCCGAGCTGCGTCGGACGGCCCGCGAAGGGGAAGGCTCGGCCGGGTCGGCGCTCGCCCTCGATCGAATCCTCGCGAAGTTCGAGCCGGTCCGCGGCTGGAACGTCCTGGGCCCGCTGGGCCCCCGGCCCCCCGCCTTGATGAGTCGCGAAGGGGCCGTCGACGCCTCTCGATCGTATCCCGGCGCGGCGGGAGGGCCGATCCGGTGGGCCCCCGGCGCCGAGTCCGGGGACGGCGTGGTCGACCTGGGACCGCCGGGCTCGAAGGACGCGACGGCCCCCCGACCCGACCCCGCCTCGACGGCGGCGGCCTACGCCGAGTTCACCTCGACCGAGGCCCGACGCGCGATCCTGCTCGTCGAGGCCGACGGGCCGATCGAGGTCTTCCTCAACGGCCAGCCCGTCAGGCCCCCCGGATCGGACGCCCAGGACTCTCCGGACCATTTCGCCGCAAGTCTGGTCGCGGGGGTCAATCGGCTGGTCGCGATCAGCCGCCCGGGCGTCGCGGCCTGGAGGTTCGTCGTCTCGATCTCGATCGCGCCGGAATCCCCGGCGCATTGA
- a CDS encoding DMT family transporter: protein MSQRTNSLLPAAWMISAALCFASMGAMTHAVGSRCDWLLIAFIRIFCTFVFSVALALLGGARLVFWKPPTLWWRSIAGTISVACTFYALTRLPVADVLTLTNTYPLWIVLTTFFKGGGGGRLTDLACVVCGVFGVAVIQQPHGAGGGDSGAVLIALVASVTTAIAMLGLHRLKDVDARAVVAHFSGLASLSLALWLLFAHPLASADIPRDIGPIALLLGVGISGTLGQVLLTKAYASGPPAKIAVLSLTQVLFGLVFDVTLQGRRLTPSSLLGFAMVLGPTAWVTSRAARRPRPGSDLEMELEVATELETDRPIAGGVEPTAPKPSVGT from the coding sequence ATGAGTCAGCGCACGAACAGCCTGCTCCCCGCCGCCTGGATGATCTCGGCGGCGCTCTGCTTCGCGTCGATGGGGGCGATGACCCACGCCGTCGGATCGCGATGCGACTGGTTGCTGATCGCGTTCATCCGCATCTTCTGCACCTTCGTCTTCTCCGTGGCGTTGGCCTTGCTGGGCGGGGCGAGGCTGGTCTTCTGGAAGCCTCCGACGCTCTGGTGGCGGAGCATCGCGGGGACGATCAGCGTGGCTTGCACGTTCTACGCCCTCACGCGGCTCCCCGTCGCCGACGTCCTGACCCTGACCAACACGTATCCCCTCTGGATCGTTCTGACGACGTTCTTCAAGGGGGGGGGCGGGGGACGGCTGACCGACCTGGCGTGCGTGGTCTGCGGTGTCTTCGGCGTGGCGGTGATCCAGCAGCCCCACGGGGCGGGGGGGGGCGACTCGGGCGCGGTGCTGATCGCGCTCGTCGCCTCGGTCACGACGGCGATCGCCATGCTGGGCCTGCACCGGCTGAAGGACGTCGACGCCCGCGCGGTCGTCGCGCACTTCTCGGGCCTCGCCAGTCTTTCGCTGGCGCTTTGGCTGCTGTTCGCCCACCCCCTGGCCTCCGCAGACATCCCTCGCGACATCGGGCCGATCGCCTTGCTGCTCGGCGTGGGAATCTCCGGGACTCTCGGCCAGGTGCTCCTGACCAAGGCTTACGCGTCGGGACCGCCGGCGAAGATCGCCGTCCTGAGCCTGACCCAGGTCCTCTTCGGCCTGGTCTTCGACGTGACCCTGCAAGGCCGTCGCTTGACCCCCTCCAGCCTCCTGGGGTTCGCCATGGTCCTGGGGCCGACCGCCTGGGTCACGTCTCGGGCCGCCCGCAGGCCGCGGCCGGGGTCGGATCTGGAAATGGAACTGGAAGTCGCGACGGAACTGGAAACGGACCGGCCGATCGCCGGGGGCGTCGAGCCGACGGCTCCGAAGCCGAGCGTCGGGACCTGA
- a CDS encoding SirB1 family protein, which produces MRTSFPSSPEFERLVRGEPGVDLARVAFEIAGDFHPGLEPEAEIARIDALAERVRARIRKAAPARKVLGQLNWVLFIEEGYTGNADAYYDPRNSYLNEVLDRKTGIPISLSILYRAIAGRVGVALSSVCLPAHFMLRLDEDGPTFVDPFHGGEFLDRAACERRIAKLAGMEEPLADDLFDPSPDAAVAARLLRNLKTIHLAESDVPSALLVQRRLAAVADEPRELRDLGMLYLKVERHGEAIDPLALYLKSRPQADDAETVQALLSGARSVVAQWN; this is translated from the coding sequence ATGCGAACTTCGTTTCCATCGAGCCCGGAATTCGAGCGGCTCGTCCGCGGCGAGCCGGGAGTGGACCTTGCGCGAGTGGCGTTCGAGATCGCCGGGGATTTCCATCCCGGGTTGGAGCCGGAAGCCGAGATCGCCCGGATCGACGCCTTGGCCGAGCGCGTCCGCGCGCGCATCCGCAAGGCGGCTCCGGCCCGCAAGGTCCTGGGCCAGCTCAACTGGGTCCTCTTCATCGAGGAGGGCTACACGGGCAACGCAGACGCCTACTACGACCCCCGGAACAGCTATCTGAACGAGGTGCTCGACCGGAAGACGGGTATCCCGATCAGTCTGTCGATCCTCTATCGCGCGATCGCCGGTCGCGTGGGCGTCGCGCTCTCCTCGGTGTGCCTCCCGGCGCATTTCATGTTGCGGTTGGACGAGGACGGGCCCACGTTCGTCGACCCGTTCCACGGCGGGGAGTTCCTGGATCGGGCCGCCTGCGAGCGTCGGATCGCCAAGCTGGCCGGGATGGAGGAACCGCTGGCGGACGACCTGTTCGATCCCAGCCCGGACGCCGCGGTGGCGGCCCGGCTCCTCCGGAACCTCAAGACCATCCACCTGGCCGAATCCGACGTCCCCTCCGCCCTCTTGGTCCAGCGCAGGCTTGCGGCCGTCGCCGACGAACCTCGCGAGCTGCGCGACCTGGGGATGCTCTACCTCAAGGTGGAGCGGCACGGCGAGGCCATCGACCCGCTCGCCCTGTACCTCAAGTCCCGCCCCCAGGCCGACGACGCCGAGACCGTCCAGGCCCTCCTCTCCGGCGCCAGGTCGGTCGTGGCCCAGTGGAATTGA
- a CDS encoding carboxypeptidase regulatory-like domain-containing protein, with the protein MRIPPRAAGLLVLGSLLVGCSQTGGLRAVAPSDVKTTATVGDRPLSIVAGLPDEAQIAEATTPDVPRASSTGRLSGRVYDEEGNPVRNAVVRLALNGAAGGKAVHATTDRSGAFTLRGLRPGSTYTVIAEYQAEQGMMTGRADADAPDADVRISLHPRDAGTGDASRTAAADDPARRSNVRSVARSGEPEVDDWDAKEPEASRASRSKPVRPRLDAAPDDEEFDDPAAGWSAGGSSRTRKESGASPEVAPSTEPAEIDDDGENPLPPAREISQVSARTDDEAFPADEEFGAEAPRTLPDGLIPGASRVQGRYGPLLFDDAEPTPASAAPKARSRRDPARRPPAASPPTEERARPTWSEVVSQKDPIPMDESLAQAKATVAATTATAPAARPAPFVPVRGAGPALLAARSPAAARPAPASAPTPESAPTPAPTSARAERTGPYCDFDPDERRMIDFALPDIDGKLVSIRDFDADLILLDFWGSWCAPCRKSIPHLNEIQSRLGGKKLQVVSLAYEQTMGPERLPKLKEVAEALKIEYPILVTGFQDDCPIREALQVQFYPTMILLDREGRVLRREQGATDATLANIDRAIAEYHDGGKAYARREPIGRATR; encoded by the coding sequence ATGCGCATCCCCCCAAGAGCGGCAGGACTCCTCGTGCTGGGATCGCTCCTCGTCGGATGCTCGCAGACCGGCGGCCTCCGCGCCGTCGCCCCCTCGGACGTCAAGACCACGGCCACCGTGGGGGACCGGCCGCTCTCCATCGTCGCCGGCCTGCCGGACGAGGCCCAGATCGCCGAGGCGACGACGCCCGACGTCCCGAGGGCTTCTTCCACCGGCCGCCTCTCCGGGCGCGTCTACGACGAGGAGGGGAACCCGGTCCGCAACGCCGTGGTGCGCCTGGCCCTCAACGGCGCGGCGGGGGGCAAGGCGGTCCACGCGACCACGGACCGCTCCGGCGCGTTCACGCTCCGCGGACTCCGGCCGGGCTCGACCTACACGGTGATCGCCGAGTATCAGGCGGAGCAGGGGATGATGACCGGCCGCGCCGACGCCGACGCGCCGGACGCCGACGTGCGCATCAGCCTCCACCCCCGCGACGCCGGGACCGGCGACGCCTCCCGCACGGCGGCCGCCGACGATCCGGCTCGGCGTTCCAACGTCAGGTCCGTCGCCCGCTCCGGGGAGCCGGAGGTCGACGACTGGGACGCGAAGGAACCTGAAGCGTCGAGGGCTTCGCGGTCCAAGCCCGTTCGGCCCCGGCTCGACGCCGCGCCTGATGACGAGGAATTCGACGATCCGGCCGCAGGCTGGTCCGCCGGCGGCTCGTCCCGAACTCGCAAGGAATCGGGAGCGAGCCCGGAGGTCGCCCCGTCGACGGAACCCGCCGAGATCGACGACGACGGCGAGAACCCGCTCCCTCCGGCTCGCGAGATCAGCCAGGTCAGCGCCCGCACCGACGACGAAGCGTTCCCCGCCGACGAGGAGTTCGGGGCCGAGGCCCCTCGCACCCTCCCCGACGGCCTGATCCCAGGCGCGAGCCGCGTCCAGGGCCGCTACGGCCCGCTCCTCTTCGACGACGCCGAGCCGACCCCCGCATCCGCGGCACCGAAGGCCCGCTCCCGCAGGGATCCGGCGCGACGTCCCCCGGCCGCTTCGCCGCCGACCGAGGAGCGGGCTCGCCCGACCTGGTCCGAGGTCGTCTCGCAGAAAGACCCGATCCCGATGGACGAGTCGTTGGCCCAGGCCAAGGCCACCGTCGCTGCGACCACGGCGACGGCACCGGCCGCCCGCCCCGCCCCGTTCGTCCCCGTTCGGGGCGCCGGCCCCGCCTTGCTGGCGGCCCGATCGCCCGCCGCCGCCAGGCCGGCCCCGGCCTCGGCCCCGACTCCAGAATCGGCACCGACGCCCGCGCCGACGTCGGCGCGGGCCGAGCGGACCGGTCCGTACTGCGACTTCGACCCCGATGAGCGTCGGATGATCGATTTCGCCTTGCCGGACATCGACGGCAAGCTGGTCTCGATCCGAGACTTCGACGCGGACCTGATCCTGCTCGACTTCTGGGGCAGTTGGTGCGCCCCCTGTCGGAAGTCGATCCCCCATCTCAACGAGATTCAGAGTCGGCTGGGTGGGAAGAAACTGCAAGTCGTCAGCCTGGCGTACGAGCAGACGATGGGGCCGGAGCGGCTGCCCAAGCTCAAGGAGGTCGCCGAGGCCCTGAAGATCGAGTATCCGATCCTCGTCACCGGCTTCCAGGACGACTGCCCGATCCGCGAGGCGCTCCAGGTCCAGTTCTACCCGACGATGATCCTGCTCGATCGCGAGGGGCGCGTCCTTCGCCGCGAGCAGGGGGCGACCGACGCGACCCTCGCGAACATCGACCGCGCCATCGCCGAGTACCACGACGGCGGCAAGGCCTATGCCCGCCGCGAGCCCATCGGCAGGGCGACGCGCTGA
- a CDS encoding formate--tetrahydrofolate ligase, producing MPGTPHAGLRPIAEVARDLDISPDHLEPYGRDKAKVHLDVLRAGDRKPGKLILVSAITPTPAGEGKTTTSIGLAMGMHRIGKRAALALRQPSMGPVFGRKGGATGGGLSKVEPSNTINLQFTGDFHAITAAHNLLAAAIDNRLYFRDFDLDPTRILWKRALDMNDRALRRIVIGLGGHSQGVPRESGFDITAASEIMAILCLSESLADLRERIDRILVGYAGDGSAVLAKQLGVTGSMTAILKEALLPNLVQTRESTPAFIHGGPFANIAHGCNSVLATRMAMATADYAVTEAGFAFDLGGEKFLDLKCRSAGLNPSAIVMVATIRALKMHGGVPLSEITRPDPAAVERGLDNLAAHLDAAEHFGKPLVVAINQFGTDTDEELGVVHAFCKGRNVPCSAADVFGSGGAGAIDLAEKVVAAASYPETPYKPLYPLDWPAEKKIEQIARVVYGASGVSIQQAAEQKLRKAEKQGYGRLPICMAKTQDSLSDDPKLRGRPQGFTLHVRDIEIAAGAGFLVALTGEIRRMPGLPLRPAGERIDVDADGEIVNLT from the coding sequence ATGCCCGGAACGCCCCACGCCGGATTGCGCCCGATCGCCGAAGTGGCCCGAGACCTGGACATCTCGCCCGACCACCTGGAGCCCTACGGCCGCGACAAGGCGAAGGTGCATCTCGACGTGCTGCGGGCCGGGGACCGCAAGCCGGGCAAGCTGATCCTGGTCTCGGCGATCACGCCGACGCCCGCCGGCGAGGGGAAGACGACGACCTCGATCGGGCTGGCGATGGGGATGCACCGCATCGGCAAGCGGGCCGCGCTGGCGTTGCGGCAGCCGTCGATGGGGCCGGTCTTCGGCCGCAAGGGGGGGGCGACCGGCGGCGGGCTGAGCAAGGTCGAGCCCTCGAACACCATCAACTTGCAGTTCACCGGGGACTTCCACGCGATCACCGCAGCGCACAACCTGCTGGCCGCGGCCATCGACAACCGCCTCTATTTCCGCGACTTCGACCTCGACCCGACCCGCATCCTCTGGAAGCGGGCGCTCGACATGAACGACAGGGCGCTGCGGCGGATCGTCATCGGCCTGGGGGGGCATTCCCAGGGGGTCCCGCGCGAGAGCGGGTTCGACATCACCGCGGCCAGCGAGATCATGGCGATCCTCTGCCTGTCCGAGTCGCTCGCCGACTTACGCGAGCGGATCGATCGCATCCTCGTCGGCTACGCCGGCGACGGCTCGGCCGTGCTGGCGAAGCAGCTCGGCGTGACGGGCTCCATGACGGCGATCCTCAAGGAGGCCCTGCTCCCGAACCTCGTACAGACCAGGGAATCGACCCCCGCGTTCATCCACGGCGGGCCGTTCGCCAACATCGCCCACGGCTGCAACTCGGTCCTGGCCACCCGCATGGCGATGGCGACGGCCGACTACGCCGTGACCGAGGCCGGCTTCGCGTTCGACCTCGGCGGCGAGAAGTTCCTGGACCTGAAGTGCCGCTCGGCCGGGCTCAACCCGTCGGCCATCGTCATGGTCGCGACCATCCGCGCCCTGAAGATGCACGGCGGCGTCCCGCTGTCCGAGATCACCCGGCCCGACCCGGCGGCCGTCGAACGCGGGCTGGACAACCTCGCGGCGCATCTCGACGCCGCCGAACACTTCGGCAAGCCGCTCGTCGTGGCGATCAACCAGTTCGGGACCGACACCGACGAGGAGTTGGGGGTCGTCCACGCGTTCTGCAAGGGGAGGAACGTCCCCTGTTCCGCCGCCGACGTGTTCGGCTCCGGCGGCGCGGGGGCGATCGACCTGGCCGAGAAGGTCGTCGCGGCGGCCTCCTATCCCGAGACCCCGTACAAGCCCCTCTACCCCCTGGACTGGCCGGCGGAGAAGAAGATCGAGCAGATCGCCAGGGTCGTCTACGGCGCCTCGGGCGTGAGCATCCAGCAGGCCGCGGAGCAGAAGCTCCGCAAGGCCGAGAAGCAGGGCTACGGCCGGCTGCCGATCTGCATGGCCAAGACCCAGGACTCGCTCTCCGACGACCCCAAACTCCGGGGCCGCCCCCAGGGCTTCACACTCCACGTCCGCGACATCGAGATCGCCGCCGGCGCGGGCTTCCTCGTGGCCCTGACCGGCGAGATCCGGCGCATGCCCGGCCTGCCGCTCCGCCCCGCCGGCGAGCGGATCGACGTGGACGCGGATGGGGAGATCGTCAACCTCACCTGA
- a CDS encoding S9 family peptidase translates to MKRWMTGALVAATIAATSRADERPMTIDDLLAVKSVGDPQVSPEGAAVVYVVSELDKEAGKTNSSLWLVPTAGGEPRKLTSAPGTNNHPRWSPDGKTLAFVSSRGGSAQIWLLPIDGGEARQLTKLPIDVDGPLWSPKGDRIAFAAQVYPGKSPEETAVQDKVKEESKSKVRTYDHLMVRHWSAWDEGKKSHLFVADAKTGEAVDLTPKLEVNTPPAPFGGSGDYAWSHDGATLAFTAEPIENHAWSTNTDIWLVPVGGGEPKNLTESNPAADGSPEFSPDGGRLAYISQARPGFESDLWVLRIRDLATDKTIDASSYLDRPIQGFAWKSPTELIASIDDDGTVPIVALPASGARDGSHKLATGGANASVSVGPGGESFAYLHHTGDKPGEVYYKSGDAEAKALTSHNAPLLAQLDLSPMESFTFEGADGAKVQGWLMKPPGFDPNKKYPVLFLIHGGPQGAWHDEWHGRWNYPLFAAPGYALVAINPRGSTGFGQKFTDQISLDWTGKVYEDLMKGLDHALATYSFLDEDKVAAAGGSYGGFMVNWICGHTDRFKALVSHAGVFDLVSMYGSTEELWFPDWEYGGPPWEKLEHYLDRSPSLFAENFKTPTLVIHGALDFRVPDVQGLGMFTSLQRVGVPSRYVWFPDEGHWIAKPANRIVWWREVHDWLAKYLK, encoded by the coding sequence GTGAAACGCTGGATGACGGGAGCACTCGTGGCCGCGACGATCGCCGCGACATCGAGGGCCGACGAACGGCCCATGACCATCGACGACCTGCTGGCCGTGAAGTCGGTCGGCGACCCCCAGGTCTCGCCCGAAGGCGCGGCGGTCGTCTACGTCGTCTCGGAGCTGGACAAGGAAGCCGGCAAGACGAACAGCAGCCTCTGGCTCGTCCCTACCGCCGGCGGCGAGCCCCGGAAGCTGACCTCCGCGCCGGGGACCAACAACCACCCCCGCTGGAGCCCGGACGGCAAGACCCTCGCGTTCGTGTCCAGTCGCGGCGGCTCCGCGCAGATCTGGCTCCTGCCGATCGACGGCGGCGAGGCCCGGCAGCTCACCAAACTGCCGATCGACGTCGACGGTCCCCTCTGGTCCCCGAAGGGGGACAGGATCGCCTTCGCCGCGCAGGTGTATCCCGGCAAGTCGCCCGAGGAGACGGCCGTGCAGGACAAGGTGAAGGAGGAGTCCAAGAGCAAGGTCCGGACTTATGACCACCTGATGGTCCGCCACTGGAGCGCCTGGGACGAGGGGAAGAAGAGCCACCTCTTCGTCGCCGACGCGAAGACCGGCGAGGCCGTCGACCTGACCCCCAAGCTCGAAGTGAACACCCCCCCCGCCCCGTTCGGCGGCTCCGGCGACTACGCCTGGTCCCACGACGGCGCGACGCTCGCCTTCACCGCCGAACCGATCGAGAACCACGCCTGGTCGACCAACACCGACATCTGGCTGGTCCCGGTCGGCGGCGGCGAGCCGAAGAACCTGACCGAGTCGAACCCGGCGGCCGACGGCTCCCCGGAGTTCTCGCCGGACGGCGGGCGTCTCGCCTACATCAGCCAGGCCCGGCCCGGCTTCGAGTCGGACCTGTGGGTCCTCCGCATCCGCGACCTGGCGACCGACAAGACGATCGACGCCAGCTCGTATCTGGATCGCCCGATCCAGGGCTTCGCCTGGAAGTCGCCGACCGAGTTGATCGCCTCGATCGACGACGACGGGACGGTCCCGATCGTCGCACTCCCCGCCTCGGGCGCCCGGGACGGATCTCACAAGCTGGCGACGGGCGGCGCCAACGCGTCGGTCTCGGTCGGGCCCGGCGGCGAGTCGTTCGCGTACCTCCACCACACCGGGGACAAGCCGGGCGAGGTCTACTACAAGAGCGGGGACGCCGAGGCGAAGGCCCTCACGTCGCACAACGCCCCCCTGCTCGCCCAGCTCGACCTGTCGCCGATGGAGTCGTTCACGTTCGAGGGGGCCGACGGGGCGAAGGTGCAAGGCTGGCTCATGAAGCCGCCGGGGTTCGACCCGAACAAGAAGTACCCGGTCCTCTTCCTGATCCACGGCGGCCCGCAAGGCGCCTGGCACGACGAATGGCACGGGCGTTGGAACTACCCGCTCTTCGCCGCGCCGGGGTACGCCCTGGTGGCGATCAACCCTCGCGGCTCGACCGGCTTCGGCCAGAAGTTCACCGACCAGATCAGCCTGGACTGGACGGGCAAGGTCTACGAGGACCTCATGAAGGGCCTCGACCACGCGCTGGCGACCTACTCGTTCCTCGACGAGGACAAGGTCGCGGCGGCCGGCGGCTCGTACGGCGGCTTCATGGTCAACTGGATCTGCGGACACACCGACCGCTTCAAGGCCCTCGTCAGCCACGCGGGAGTCTTCGACCTCGTCAGCATGTACGGCTCGACCGAGGAGCTCTGGTTCCCGGACTGGGAGTACGGCGGCCCCCCCTGGGAGAAGCTCGAACACTACCTCGATCGCTCCCCCAGCCTCTTCGCCGAGAACTTCAAGACGCCGACCCTGGTCATCCACGGCGCGCTCGACTTCCGCGTCCCGGACGTCCAGGGCCTGGGCATGTTCACCAGCCTCCAGCGCGTGGGCGTCCCCAGCCGATACGTCTGGTTCCCCGACGAGGGCCACTGGATCGCCAAGCCGGCCAATCGGATCGTCTGGTGGCGCGAGGTCCACGACTGGCTCGCCAAGTACTTGAAGTAA